The Oryzihumus leptocrescens DNA window AGCGTGCCGAGCAGGCCGCTGGTCTTGTAGCTGCTGAGGTTCCTCGGCTGGTAGCTGTCCCAGACGCCGAGGCCGGTGCCGCCGACGGCGAGCAGCACCGCGGTCCCGGTCGCGGTCACGTGGCGCCACGACGGGCGCCGGCGCCGCCCGAAGGTCACCAGGCCCACCGTCACCAGGCCGACGCCGACCGCTCCGGCCGCGAAGCGCAGGCCCACTCCCGAGACGGCGCTGGCCAGGGCCGCGCTGACCTCCGTGGTCGAGGGCTGCAGCGAGCTGATCGAGACGCGGCGGTCGTCGAAGACGTCGGTGATGTTCTCCTTCACCTGCACGGTCGCGTCCACGCCCGGGGCCGGCAGCAGGCTGGTGAACTCCAGGTCGATGTCGCCGAAGGACGTCGGGCTGTGCAGCGTCGAGGTCAGGGTCGGCAGGGCCGACAGGCGCACGTCGGCGCGGTAGTGCCGCGTCTCCACGGTCGTCGGGAAGAGGCTGGTGGTGGCGACCCCGCCGGCGTAGCAGGCGAGCGTCAGGCCCAGCACGGCCAGCACCTTCGGCCCCCACCGCCGGGCGCGCGGGCGCGCCCACCCGCCGGCGGCGCGCAGCCGCTGCCACGCCCCGCCGAGCCGTCCCCGTGTCGTGCGGGTGCCCGCCATGCCCCTCACTCTGCCAAACCTGGCGGGCTCGCACGGTCACGACCCGGCGTCAGTACGTGGCACCGCCGGGCAGGCCGACGGTGGTCAGGAACCACACCGCCGAGGTCAGCACCACCACGACGAGCGCGGTGAAGGTCAGCCCGCCGAGGACCGGCAGCGCCCAGCGGGGCATGTGGCTGTGCAGCGTCAGCACCTTGGCCACGAACGCGCCGTAGAAGATGCACCCGGCCAGCGAGTGCACGAGGACCCTGGGCTGGTCGTACTGGAACCCCAGGGCCCACAGGCAGTGGTAGGCCACGGGAAGGCTGACCAGCACCGCCAGCCCGCCGGACACCCGGTGGAAGGTGCCCAGCCATGACGGCGCCGGCCCGGACCCGAGGTGGCCGAACAGGCGCAGCGCGGACACCAGCTGGACCAGGGCGAGCAGCCCGGCGACCGAGCCGAGCCACACCTTCATCGAGACCAGGTCGGGGAACCCCAGGGTCGTGATGGGCCGGAACGTCGGCTGGTGCAGTCGGCCGTAGACGCCGAGCGCCACGGCGACCGCGGCGCCGATCGCCAGGGTGCCGGCGACGCGTGCCGGCCGGGTCGTGGTCGTGGCCACCGGCCC harbors:
- a CDS encoding DUF6529 family protein; the protein is MATTTTRPARVAGTLAIGAAVAVALGVYGRLHQPTFRPITTLGFPDLVSMKVWLGSVAGLLALVQLVSALRLFGHLGSGPAPSWLGTFHRVSGGLAVLVSLPVAYHCLWALGFQYDQPRVLVHSLAGCIFYGAFVAKVLTLHSHMPRWALPVLGGLTFTALVVVVLTSAVWFLTTVGLPGGATY